A DNA window from Helianthus annuus cultivar XRQ/B chromosome 15, HanXRQr2.0-SUNRISE, whole genome shotgun sequence contains the following coding sequences:
- the LOC110913108 gene encoding B3 domain-containing protein At2g32645-like, which yields MNTLLSLNVHAPFAAPSSFSFYDHSLHLEEEDGHDHREDALAADNVTIKKRKSCLLLENDNNKKRKCGPVVNNDSIVRMKWFITGEMYGLDMKLVIQKVLYESDMKKDQNRLNMPIKQLATKPHEFLTDDEIRMVDKDGIEVRVVGSMMQMYAKPLRLKKWPMKKTDNYVLKTNWNNFLADNEGLKKDVMIQVWAFRKDRQLCFAIVPVERTDAVNDAA from the coding sequence ATGAATACTCTTCTGTCACTTAATGTTCATGCTCCATTCGCCGCACCATCGTCGTTCTCGTTCTATGATCATAGTTTACACTTGGAAGAGGAAGACGGTCATGATCATCGTGAGGACGCGTTAGCAGCCGACAATGTTACGATCAAGAAACGCAAATCATGTTTGTTGTTGGAGAATGACAATAACAAGAAGAGGAAGTGTGGGCCGGTTGTGAACAACGACTCAATAGTGCGGATGAAGTGGTTCATCACGGGTGAGATGTATGGTTTAGACATGAAGCTTGTGATCCAGAAGGTTTTGTATGAAAGTGATATGAAAAAGGATCAAAACAGATTAAACATGCCGATAAAGCAACTGGCGACGAAACCTCACGAGTTCTTAACGGATGATGAGATACGAATGGTTGATAAAGATGGTATTGAGGTTAGAGTTGTGGGTTCGATGATGCAAATGTACGCGAAGCCGCTGAGGTTGAAGAAGTGGCCTATgaaaaagactgacaactatGTGTTGAAGACAAACTGGAACAACTTTTTGGCTGATAATGAGGGTTTGAAGAAAGATGTAATGATTCAAGTGTGGGCGTTTCGTAAAGACCGACAGTTATGCTTTGCGATTGTGCCTGTGGAGAGAACCGATGCTGTGAACGACGCTGCTTGA
- the LOC110909958 gene encoding E3 ubiquitin-protein ligase hel2, whose product MDDTCAVCADSLEWVAYGSCGHKDVCSTCVARLRFICGDRRCCICKSESSIIFVTKALGDYTKTISDFSVFPLENKEGRSGSYWYHEDTQSYFDDFEQYKMIKAMCRLSCSVCDKMEDNSSNKSKRKARFRDIFQLKGHLFHQHSLFMCSLCLEGRKVFICEQKLYSKAQLKQHINTGDSEVDGTESERGGFQGHPLCEFCRSPFYGDNELYTHMNTEHFKCHICQRQNPGKYEYYKNYDDLEIHFRQEHFLCEDEACLIKKFIVFPSEAEMKRHNAQEHGGRMSRSKRNAALQLPTSFTYRRHNEQDNRHGRRNTFQRDISESELSRAIEASLQTSSSNSRVPEPSSSTGTERANNSNDDDPLIQPFESLATDSDPPSRYLMAVSHRPRNTPLQESAFPPLSTAPAASSQVPNGPPKNTMAEKLRRQNQGKVNVVNTGHAWPAPSSSSASRTVNTANTASMPVSGQWKSTYNPVLAPPSTRITHSTSAPNLIDTGSVSDFPPVSTLHTRNVPENGPPTKSVEEVYAANKSMVEKIRAGLGDDHEKYSSFKEVSAQYRQGAIDAETYLVYVDQFGLSHLVLDLARLLPDPHKERELIAVYNANRAMSGGSKGNDRKNKGKSVVNSNNNSTNKLADSILSSVRELQSNYRVQDEEVETLSKDGYRVAGKGKSKVDIDDRTSPGGVLVIKPPKNDSGGGDGEGKSKQKKKTSKFLRARLGNGSLASLDLNGGSDATEAEGGSDGNSNNESNDGVPVRGVWRNGGGHRLIGKDPKRP is encoded by the exons ATGGACGATACGTGTGCTGTGTGTGCCGATAGCCTCGAATGGGTTGCGTACGGTAGTTGTGGACACAAAGATGTTTGTTCAACATGCGTTGCTCGTTTGCGATTCATTTGCGGTGATCGCCGTTGCTGCATCTGCAAATCGGAGTCATCGATCATCTTCGTCACTAAG GCTTTAGGGGACTACACCAAGACAATCAGTGATTTCTCGGTGTTTCCTTTGGAAAACAAAGAAGGTCGATCTGGGTCGTATTGGTATCATGAAGACACACAGTCTTACTTTGATGATTTCGAGCAATACAAAATGATAAAAGCCATGTGTAGGCTTTCGTGTAGCGTTTGTGATAAGATGGAGGATAATTCGAGTAATAAGTCTAAGAGGAAAGCTAGGTTTCGTGACATTTTTCAGCTCAAGGGTCATTTGTTTCACCAGCATAGTTTGTTCATGTGCAGCTTGTGCCTAGAAGGAAGAAAG GTATTTATATGTGAACAAAAGCTTTATTCAAAAGCACAATTAAAGCAGCATATAAACACAGGTGACTCTGAAGTTGACGGAACCGAAAGTGAAAGGGGTGGTTTCCAAGGGCATCCTTTATGTGAATTCTGCAGGTCACCGTTTTACGGGGATAACGAACTTTACACACATATGAATACTGAACATTTCAAATGTCACATATGCCAAAG ACAAAATCCTGGTAAATACGAGTATTACAAGAATTATGATGACTTGGAG ATTCATTTCCGACAAGAACATTTTTTGTGTGAAGACGAGGCTTGCCTAATTAAGAAGTTCATTGTTTTTCCGTCAGAAGCTGAAATGAAG AGGCACAATGCTCAAGAGCACGGGGGTCGTATGTCAAGATCAAAGCGCAATGCAGCTCTTCAG TTACCAACTAGCTTCACATATCGACGGCACAACGAACAAGATAATCGTCACGGAAGACGAAACACATTTCAACGTGATATCTCCGAATCCGAATTATCTCGAGCAATCGAAGCCAGCCTCCAAACATCCAGTTCAAATTCCAGAGTTCCAGAACCTTCATCCTCAACTGGAACCGAACGTGCTAACAATTCAAATGATGATGACCCGTTAATTCAACCATTCGAATCACTAGCTACAGATTCCGATCCACCTTCAAGGTATCTTATGGCTGTTTCACACAGACCTAGAAACACTCCACTTCAGGAATCCGCTTTCCCGCCACTCTCCACCGCCCCTGCCGCCAGCTCCCAAGTTCCCAACGGGCCACCAAAGAACACTATGGCGGAAAAGCTCCGCCGACAAAATCAAGGAAAAGTCAACGTTGTCAACACTGGTCATGCTTGGCCTGCACCCTCATCAAGTTCAGCTTCTAGAACCGTAAACACTGCAAACACAGCATCAATGCCTGTATCTGGTCAATGGAAGTCAACTTACAACCCGGTTTTGGCCCCACCATCTACCAGAATAACCCATTCTACGTCAGCTCCGAATCTAATCGATACGGGTTCGGTATCCGACTTCCCTCCAGTTTCCACATTGCATACGCGTAACGTTCCTGAAAACGGGCCGCCTACAAAAAGCGTAGAGGAAGTATATGCTGCAAACAAGTCCATGGTAGAAAAAATACGCGCGGGTTTGGGTGATGATCACGAAAAGTATTCTAGTTTTAAAGAAGTGTCAGCGCAATATCGGCAAGGGGCTATTGATGCGGAGACTTATTTGGTTTACGTTGATCAATTTGGATTATCACATCTTGTTCTTGATTTGGCCCGGCTTTTACCCGATCCTCATAAAGAACGGGAACTAATTGCGGTCTACAATGCAAATCGGGCCATGAGTGGCGGCTCGAAAGGAAATGATCGGAAAAACAAAGGGAAGTCAGTTGTTAATAGCAACAACAATTCGACGAATAAGTTAGCGGATAGCATTTTAAGTTCGGTTCGGGAACTACAATCGAACTACCGTGTGCAAGATGAGGAAGTGGAGACACTGTCGAAAGACGGGTATCGGGTGGCTGGTAAAGGGAAATCAAAAGTGGATATTGATGATCGGACATCTCCTGGCGGTGTACTTGTTATAAAGCCGCCAAAGAATGATAGCGGCGGTGGCGATGGAGAAGGAAAAAGTAAACAGAAGAAGAAAACGTCGAAGTTTCTTAGAGCTCGGTTAGGTAACGGGTCGTTGGCTTCACTTGATCTTAACGGCGGGTCTGATGCCACAGAGGCAGAGGGTGGTTCAGACGGGAACAGCAACAACGAGAGTAACGATGGGGTACCGGTTCGTGGCGTGTGGCGTAACGGTGGCGGTCATAGGCTAATTGGGAAAGACCCAAAAAGACCGTAG
- the LOC110913105 gene encoding beta-galactosidase 10-like, with amino-acid sequence MITGFAVISDLRDFRSSRLHRFHPHSNNSRRSTTTPSMWPGLVKTAKEGGVDVIETYVFWNGHEPSPGNYYFGGRYDLPKFVKIVQDAGMLLILRIGPFVAAEWNFGGIPVWLHYVPGTVFRTDNEPFKVRNRLMFLYQNPTSESEGIKQHQVC; translated from the exons ATGATTACGGGGTTCGCCGTGATTTCCGATCTCCGTGATTTCCGATCGTCTCGACTCCATAGGTTCCACCCACACAGCAACAACAGCCGTCGCTCGACCACCACCCCCTCC ATGTGGCCTGGATTGGTAAAAACTGCAAAAGAAGGAGGCGTAGACGTGATTGAAACGTACGTATTTTGGAATGGACATGAACCATCACCAGGCAAT TACTACTTTGGTGGAAGGTACGATCTACCCAAATTTGTGAAGATAGTTCAGGATGCCGGTATGCTTTTGATTCTTCGGATCGGCCCATTCGTTGCCGCAGAATGGAACTTTGG CGGTATACCTGTTTGGTTACATTATGTGCCTGGGACTGTCTTCAGAACCGACAACGAACCTTTCAAGGTGAGAAATCGGTTAATGTTTCTTTACCAAAACCCTACCTCTGAATCTGAAGGAATCAAGCAACATCAGGTATGCTAA